One window of the Salvelinus alpinus chromosome 13, SLU_Salpinus.1, whole genome shotgun sequence genome contains the following:
- the LOC139537146 gene encoding procollagen C-endopeptidase enhancer 2-like yields the protein MKCEHCTWGLSVLLALCLGWAQGQSQPETNYTRPVFHCGGDMVADSGFVGSEGFPNYYKPNSKCTWRITVPEGNVVMLSFRIFDLEADPMCRYDYLDVYNGHSNMVQKLGRFCGTFRPGTLISTTNNIMLEMVSDSETGGRGFLAYFNGGKPHVDEHQFCGGKMTKAQGEVKTPNWPEKNYPAGISCSWLITVERDQVIEVKFDKFDVESDSYCRFDYVAFFNGGEKDDSRRIGKYCGDVSPQTIVTNGNVLLVQFVSDLSVTSDGFMASYTSVPRGSRTPTVDNTGSGPRKDSVPRKPVVKPILPERTVITTTTTQPPTTARHQPPPTPQPQEPTAKPKPIKPVRTRPPNKPGPDRTRVTRPDSKKPVHLNPLCAKACKRDGNIKSSFCASEFVITGKVTALTPGPQGSVYISVSLIKAYKASQLTITQAGENMSVKLVSACKKCPIIRKGMPYILMGQVDEDGRGTMAPGAFTAPYKAPHHKLLTNINNQPC from the exons GCCCGTGTTCCACTGTGGGGGAGACATGGTTGCAGACTCAGGCTTTGTGGGCAGTGAAGGATTTCCAAACTACTACAAACCCAACAGCAAATGTACCTGGCGCATTACA GTCCCAGAGGGCAATGTGGTCATGCTCTCTTTCCGCATCTTTGACCTGGAGGCTGACCCCATGTGTCGCTATGACTACCTGGATGTGTACAATGGCCACTCCAACATGGTGCAGAAGCTGGGGAGGTTCTGTGGAACGTTCAGGCCTGGTACTCTCATCTCCACCACCAACAACATAATGCTGGAGATGGTGAGCGACTCTGAGACTGGAGGAAGGGGCTTCCTGGCTTACTTCAATGGAGGAAAACCACATGTGGATG AGCACCAATTCTGTGGAGGAAAGATGACAAAAGCCCAGGGTGAAGTTAAAACACCTAACTGGCCAGAGAAGAATTACCCAGCAGGCATCAGTTGCTCCTGGCTCATCACAGTAGAGCGGGATCAG GTGATTGAGGTGAAGTTTGATAAGTTTGATGTGGAGTCAGACAGTTACTGCCGCTTTGATTATGTGGCCTTCTTCAACGGTGGAGAAAAAGATGACTCTCGACGCATTGGAAAATACTGTGGAGACGTCAGCCCCCA AACCATTGTGACCAATGGGAACGTGCTCCTAGTACAATTTGTGTCTGACCTCAGCGTGACCTCTGATGGCTTCATGGCCAGTTACACCAGCGTCCCCCGCGGATCCAGAACCCCCACAGTAGACAACACAGGATCAGGACCCCGTAAAGACTCAGTCCCCAGGAAGCCTGTTGTTAAACCCATCCTGCCTGAGAGAACagtcatcaccaccactaccacccaaccacccacTACAGCCAGACACCAGCCCCCCCCAACCCCACAGCCCCAGGAGCCCACTGCCAAGCCCAAACCAATCAAACCAGTCAGGACCCGCCCACCAAACAAGCCAGGcccagacaggaccagagttaCTAGACCAGACAGCAAGAAGCCAG TTCACTTGAACCCACTGTGTGCAAAGGCATGTAAGAGGGATGGAAATATCAAGAGCAGTTTCTGTGCCAGTGAATTTG tgatCACGGGTAAGGTGACAGCGCTGACCCCTGGTCCTCAGGGCAGTGTCTATATCAGTGTGTCTCTCATCAAGGCCTACAAAGCTAGCCAGCTGACCATCACCCAGGCTGGAGAGAACATGTCTGTCAAACTGGTGTCAGCCTGCAAGAAGTGCCCTATCATCCGCAAAG GAATGCCTTACATCTTGATGGGCCAGGTTGATGAGGATGGGCGTGGAACAATGGCTCCTGGGGCTTTCACTGCCCCATATAAGGCCCCGCATCACAAACTGCTGACCAATATTAACAACCAACCATGCTAA